The Fulvia fulva chromosome 6, complete sequence genome includes a window with the following:
- a CDS encoding FAD-dependent monooxygenase OpS4: protein MSGFKPLRIVIVGAGLGGLAAAFCFARDGHSVDLYERYSSFEPRGGGIMLRPNATRFLRQWGLEDDFKRIANPAAGTTFYNAHSGKFTSHIPGSPALMGGNPDSQTVRRETQILFHDKAKAAGAHLHFGVAVADVEEDSTAASIVLESGKRVEADIVLAADGVLSRLRPKIIPGAPGPIVGNTTLHQAQAAEHELLADKDAQDLVKTNDLEVYMVRGGGGYVVSSYKRSFGRHSAVFGIPEAADADERMWDEHGDIDYVRDYFKDSHPKLKAFLNIVTSCDRWRLAEMPDLPQWVSKHGRLVLLGNSAHAMYPNAAMGFSSIVEDIAALSYLLKTEQHRGIPALTIIWQEVRIPRVNRVKALASWNQSLYTTGVNTGSGTRKDSAGRSKAAAVSFADVEPDRDADFRTQAFVKWAFGYDAVEEVKKHMKNVAHQSRL, encoded by the exons ATGTCCGGCTTTAAGCCTCTACGGATTGTGATAGTCGGCGCTGGTCTGGGCGGTCTAGCTGCAGCATTCTGCTTTGCCAGAGATGGCCATTCTGTCGACCTCTACGAGAGATACTCATCATTCGAGCCCAGAGGCGGTGGTATCATGCTCAGACCGAACGCTACCAGATTCTTGAGACAATGGGGTCTCGAGGACGACTTCAAGCGTATTGCAAACCCGGCTGCTGGAACCACGTTCTACAATGCGCATTCTGGCAAATTTACATCGCATATCCCAGGCTCGCCGGCTCTCATGGGTGGCAACCCGGACTCGCAGACTGTTCGACGTGAGACCCAGATACTGTTTCATGATAAAGCAAAGGCAGCTGGAGCACATCTACATTTCGGCGTTGCCGTTGCTGATGTCGAGGAGGACTCTACAGCAGCATCGATTGTCCTGGAGTCTGGGAAGAGGGTGGAAGCCGACATCGTCCTTGCAGCAGACGGGGTATTGTCACGGCTTCGACCGAAGATCATACCGGGCGCACCTGGGCCCATTGTGGGTAACACGACTTTGCACCAAGCACAGGCCGCCGAGCACGAACTGCTCGCAGACAAGGATGCTCAAGATCTTGTCAAGACCAACGATTTGGAAGTTTACATGGTCCGCGGCGGTGGCGGATATGTTGTCAGTAGCTATAAGAGGAGCTTCGGCAGACATAGTGCTGTGTTCGGCATACCTGAAGCAGCTGATGCAGACGAGCGCATGTGGGATGAA CACGGCGACATCGACTACGTCCGAGACTACTTCAAGGACTCCCATCCGAAGCTCAAAGCATTCCTAAACATTGTCACTTCTTGCGACCGATGGCGTCTCGCCGAAATGCCGGATCTCCCACAATGGGTCAGCAAACACGGTCGCTTAGTACTGCTGGGTAACTCTGCGCATGCCATGTATCCTAATGCTGCGATGGGCTTCTCTTCGATTGTGGAAGATATTGCGGCACTGTCGTATCTCCTCAAGACAGAGCAACATCGGGGCATCCCAGCTCTGACTATTATCTGGCAGGAGGTGAGGATACCTCGTGTCAACAGGGTGAAGGCTTTGGCGAGCTGGAATCAGAGTCTGTATACCACAGGGGTGAATACTGGCTCGGGAACTAGGAAAGATAGCGCGGGCAGAAGCAAGGCGGCAGCGGTATCATTCGCGGACGTCGAGCCGGATAGAGATGCTGACTTCAGGACACAGGCATTTGTGAAGTGGGCGTTTGGGTACGATGCCGTGGAAGAGGTGAAGAAGCACATGAAAAACGTGGCACACCAGTCTCGACTGTAA
- a CDS encoding Transporter aclS — MPHRPRLQLPQHLPVQPRPHPPPPPQNRRTWTWEGYAGYWVITGINTTAWTFGSSLLSLGLSVPQAMGVSAGCSLITAILAVFARWAGSHQYLGFTVLCRSSWGIRGGFWAVVDRIVTAVIWLGIQMYWGGHAVKIILGAVIGPKWIFMANTLPASANVDTASLISFFVFAAIFLPCLYVPPERLQVPLRVTLVMITLTMFGILGWAVGTNGGAGTLLHTPSTANGSALSWAALFGLQSLVGSQASGCLGQSDCTRYAKTPNSALFGQLVTAPITISVTAICGLLITSATQEIYGVYLWNPFELLLHVQQTSLTAGCRAGTFFAGLGFLASQMALCIILNCVSAGMDLAALCPKWINIRRGCYLVSVISIAICPWQYVTQPTTFITVLSGWSVFLSPMTGIVVISDYFLIRKREYHLGDLYTGNSSSAYWYTVGFNWRGFLAWAMGIWPVLPGFVRTIREVSFGNGWDRPFRYSCSCSPLLRFSLITYFYGFFSALLIYWILHTAFPVPRQTGHSPFALAEHVEILDAADVPPVGTWKSSILSLRRCCKANGHLRCNDQNLKPS, encoded by the exons ATGCCCCATCGACCCAGACTCCAACTACCACAACACCTTCCGGTGCAACCGCGACCTCacccccccccccccccccaAAACCGCCGGACCTGGACGTGGGAAGGCTATGCCGGCTACTGGGTCATAACCGGCATCAACACCACAGCCTGGACCTTCGGCTCCTCGCTCCTGTCCCTAGGCCTCAGCGTGCCCCAAGCCATGGGCGTCTCAGCAGGCTGCTCTCTCATCACCGCCATCCTCGCCGTCTTCGCTCGTTGGGCGGGTTCCCACCAATACCTGGGCTTCACGGTGCTGTGTAGATCTTCTTGGGGGATCAGGGGCGGGTTCTGGGCTGTGGTTGATCGAATCGTGACGGCGGTTATTTGGCTAGGGATTCAGATGTACTGGGGTGGACACGCCGTGAAGATTATTCTGGGAGCCGTGATTGGGCCTAAATGGATTTTTATGGCGAATACGCTTCCCGCTTCTGCGAATGTTGATACGGCGAGTCTGATCTCGTTTTTCGTGTTTGCGGCGATTTTCCTGCCTTGTTTGTACGTTCCGCCGGAGCGGCTGCAGGTACCTTTGAGGGTCACGTTGGTCATGATTACGCTGACGATGTTTGGGATTTTGGGGTGGGCTGTTGGGACGAATGGTGGTGCCGGGACACTGTTGCATACGCCGTCGACGGCGAATGGGAGTGCTTTATCCTGGGCGGCGCTCTTCGGGCTGCAGTCTCTTGTGGGCTCGCAGGCATCGGGGTGTCTTGGGCAGAGCGATTGCACAAGATACGCGAAGACGCCGAATTCTGCGTTGTTTGGTCAGCTTGTGACAGCGCCCATCACGATATCAGTCACTGCAATTTGTGGTCTGTTGATCACATCTGCGACTCAAGAGATCTATGGCGTATACCTCTGGAACCCGTTTGAGCTGTTGCTACATGTCCAGCAGACCTCTCTTACTGCAGGCTGTCGCGCTGGAACCTTCTTCGCTGGTCTGGGCTTCCTTGCGAGCCAGATGGCGTTATGCATCATCCTGAACTGCGTCTCAGCTGGGATGGATCTTGCAGCACTGTGTCCGAAGTGGATCAATATCCGTCGTGGCTGCTACCTGGTGTCCGTTATCAGCATCGCGATTTGTCCTTGGCAGTATGTCACCCAGCCTACCACGTTCATCACTGTACTCAGCGGATGGTCCGTGTTTCTGTCTCCGATGACCGGAATCGTCGTTATAAGCGATTACTTCCTGATTAGGAAGAGGGAGTATCATCTCGGCGACCTCTACACTGGCAATAGCTCCAGTGCGTACTGGTACACTGTGGGCTTCAACTGGCGTGGCTTTCTTGCTTGGGCGATGGGGATATGGCCTGTCCTACCAGGCTTTGTGAGAACCATCCGTGAAGTAAGCTTTGGAAACGGGTGGGATCGT CCATTTCGGTATTCATGCTCATGCTCACCATTATTGCGTTTCTCGTTGATCACGTACTTCTACGGCTTCTTCTCAGCGCTCCTCATCTACTGGATCCTTCATACGGCCTTTCCTGTTCCTCGTCAGACCGGACACTCGCCATTCGCATTGGCTGAGCACGTGGAGATACTCGATGCGGCGGACGTTCCTCCAGTCGGGACATGGAAATCGTCGATACTGAGCCTTCGACGATGTTGTAAAGCAAATGGCCATCTTCGTTGCAATGACCAGAATCTAAAGCCATCATGA
- a CDS encoding 2-oxoglutarate-dependent dioxygenase gloC has translation MRGCTHGLSVQYQVAADGVQVTSPHLTSTGGTLQHSILQHDLKVRTSNQRKTLHTTQTTTPTTSFSIMGSIDQATPPSSTIPIIDFAAWSNSSDACERFKISKALITAFQTVGFVYLINHGLPQPLLDQAFATSKRLFDLPLEQKMLAPQPDGPEVHRGYSHPGLEKVSQYTGGDVTKGEELRNVLDYKESYEIGSEENASQPNIRLPGSVLPDFRPLTTNFYWACNDMAQEILRCIGLGLGLEDAEYLIRYHSGHNNQPRLLHYPPVPAGDVEQGKVARMPAHSDWGSITMLFQDDCGGLEVEDAVMEGRFVSATPIRGACVVNVGDLLMRWSNDVLKSTLHRVTLPPLSDRYDGAQRMTRARYSIPYFVSADPESLVECLPGCTDAECPAKYEPVTQREYGIMRAKVQYRSAADA, from the exons ATGCGGGGATGCACGCATGGCCTATCAGTACAGTATCAAGTTGCGGCCGACGGCGTTCAAGTCACCTCACCTCACCTCACCTCCACAGGTGGCACACTACAGCACTCCATCCTACAGCACGACCTGAAAGTGCGAACTTCAAACCAGCGCAAGACCCTCCACACTACGCAAACCACCACACCAACCACAAGTTTCTCCATCATGGGCTCCATCGACCAAGCCACGCCCCCATCCTCCACCATCCCCATCATCGACTTCGCAGCCTGGAGCAACAGCAGCGACGCATGCGAACGCTTCAAGATATCCAAAGCTCTCATCACCGCCTTCCAGACCGTCGGTTTCGTCTACCTCATCAACCACGGTCTACCCCAGCCGCTCTTAGACCAAGCCTTCGCCACCTCAAAACGCCTCTTTGACCTCCCGCTCGAGCAGAAGATGCTAGCACCGCAGCCCGATGGGCCTGAAGTGCATCGCGGCTACTCACACCCCGGCCTGGAGAAAGTATCCCAGTACACCGGCGGCGATGTAACAAAAGGCGAGGAATTGCGAAATGTACTTGATTACAAGGAATCCTACGAAATAGGCAGCGAGGAGAACGCATCGCAGCCAAACATCAGGCTTCCGGGTTCCGTTCTCCCAGACTTTCGCCCCTTGACCACAAACTTCTACTGGGCTTGTAACGACATGGCGCAAGAGATTCTGCGATGTATTGGCTTAGGTCTCGGGTTGGAAGATGCAGAATATCTGATCCGGTATCATAGTGGTCATAATAATCAGCCGCGCTTGCTGCATTATCCGCCCGTGCCGGCTGGAGACGTGGAGCAGGGGAAAGTGGCGAGGATGCCGGCGCATAGTGATTGGGGCAGTATCACCATGCTCTTTCAGGATGACTGTGGAGGCTTGGAGGTGGAGGACGCTGTTATGGAGGGGAGGTTTGTGTCTGCGACGCCGATAAGGGGAGCATGCGTGGTCAATGTCGGGGACTTATTGATGAGGTGGAGCAATG ATGTCCTAAAGTCGACGCTGCATCGTGTTACTCTGCCTCCTCTGTCGGACCGGTATGATGGCGCGCAGAGGATGACGAGGGCTAGGTATTCGATACCATATTTTGTCAGTGCAGATCCGGAGAGTCTGGTCGAATGCCTGCCGGGTTGTACGGATGCGGAATGTCCAGCTAAGTATGAGCCAGTGACGCAGCGGGAGTATGGGATCATGAGGGCGAAAGTCCAGTATCGAAGCGCAGCAGATGCATAG
- a CDS encoding Meiotic recombination protein SPO11-1, giving the protein MLSCQRGNAHPDIYYRDPALFGNQTYVDRYVDDIAFTFGLSRASLNVSAVAKGLVAGAITFHRTDGSSTTASNDRDGLLVPSLKDMLAVDLQAVKWILVIEKEATFRSITAGLFWDTIATQGIVLTGKGYPDLSTRALLHFLSTASPQNGFASPPVYGLADFDPDGPSILSTYKQGSKSLAHESEDHCAPHLQWLGLRSEHLYLNQDDTHASQGLLKLTARDRKKAIRMLEQDDDLAVPEDWKAELRTMLMLNTKAELQLLDAMTGGMVDLLTAKLAKL; this is encoded by the exons ATGTTGTCATGTCAAAGAGGTAATGCTCACCC AGACATATACTATCGCGACCCTGCGCTGTTCGGCAATCAGACATACGTGGACCGCTACGTGGACGACATTGCCTTCACTTTCGGCTTATCACGAGCATCACTCAACGTATCTGCAGTCGCCAAAGGTCTCGTGGCGGGGGCAATCACATTCCATCGCACAGATGGCTCAAGCACCACTGCCAGCAACGATCGAGACGGTCTTCTTGTCCCAAGCTTGAAGGACATGCTGGCGGTGGATCTGCAGGCAGTGAAATGGATCCTTGTCATCGAGAAGGAGGCAACATTCCGATCAATCACGGCCGGTCTCTTCTGGGACACAATCGCCACACAAGGCATCGTTCTGACCGGCAAAGGCTACCCTGACCTCTCTACCCGCGCATTGCTGCACTTCCTCAGCACAGCATCGCCACAGAACGGCTTTGCCTCGCCTCCAGTGTACGGCCTGGCAGACTTCGACCCAGACGGCCCATCGATCTTGTCGACTTACAAACAAGGCTCCAAAAGCTTGGCACATGAGAGTGAAGATCACTGCGCACCACACCTGCAATGGCTAGGTCTCCGAAGCGAACACCTTTACCTCAACCAAGACGATACCCACGCATCGCAAGGTCTGCTCAAGCTCACGGCTCGAGATCGCAAGAAAGCTATCAGGATGCTAGAGCAGGACGATGATCTGGCGGTACCTGAAGATTGGAAGGCCGAACTACGTACGATGCTCATGCTCAACACGAAAGCCGAGCTGCAGCTTCTCGATGCTATGACAGGTGGCATGGTAGACCTCCTTACTGCGAAGCTCGCCAAACTCTAG
- a CDS encoding Pyridoxal 5'-phosphate synthase subunit PDX1, translating to MASNGTTTMPERIPSAFRYNNQPESSLPTNGTSNGSIPGPDPSTVKKTTTAFSTSDPQSSFAVKAGLAQMLKGGVIMDVVNAEQARIAEEAGACAVMALERVPADIRKDGGVARMSDPAMIQEIMRAVTIPVMAKARIGHLVECQILQAIGVDYIDESEVLTPADPTNHVDKHQYATPFVCGCRNLGEALRRISEGAAMIRTKGEAGTGDVVEAVRHMQTVNAEIARASSANDATLRQMAREYECDYALLKECARQKRLPVVNFAAGGIATPADAALMMQMGCDGVFVGSGIFKSGDAAKRAKAIVQATTHYNDPKKLAEVSIGLGEAMVGINCGHMGEADKLAKRGW from the exons ATGGCATCGAACGGTACCACCACCATGCCTGAGCGCATCCCGTCGGCCTTCCGGTACAACAACCAGCCTGAGAGCAGCCTGCCTACCAACGGCACCTCCAATGGCTCCATCCCCGGGCCCGACCCATCGACCGTCAAGAAGACCACCACCGCCTTCTCTACCTCCGACCCACAATCGTCTTTCGCCGTCAAGGCAGGACTCGCACAGATGCTAAAGGGCGGCGTCATCATGGACGTCGTCAACGCCGAGCAAGCCCGCATCGCAGAAGAAGCAGGAGCCTGTGCTGTCATGGCTCTCGAGCGTGTCCCCGCAGATATCCGCAAAGACGGCGGTGTTGCACGCATGTCTGACCCCGCCATGATTCAGGAGATTATGCGCGCGGTAACGATCCCAGTCATGGCAAAAGCACGCATTGGACACCTCGTTGAATGCCAGATCCTCCAGGCCATTGGTGTGGACTACATCGATGAGTCTGAGGTCCTGACCCCAGCTGACCCAACCAACCACGTGGACAAGCACCAGTACGCCACTCCCTTCGTCTGCGGATGCAGGAACCTCGGCGAGGCTCTGAGGAGAATCAGTGAGGGTGCTGCCATGATCCGAACAAAGGGCGAGGCAGGCACTGGCGATGTTGTCGAGGCG GTACGACACATGCAGACCGTCAACGCAGAGATTGCCCGCGCCAGCTCCGCCAATGACGCCACTCTTCGCCAGATGGCCCGCGAGTACGAATGCGACTACGCCCTCCTCAAGGAGTGCGCCCGCCAAAAGAGACTACCCGTCGTCAACTTCGCCGCAGGAGGCATCGCTACCCCAGCCGACGCCGCACTGATGATGCAGATGGGCTGTGACGGCGTCTTCGTCGGCTCTGGCATCTTCAAGTCCGGCGACGCCGCCAAGCGTGCAAAGGCCATCGTCCAGGCTACGACCCACTACAACGACCCGAAGAAGCTGGCCGAGGTCAGCATTGGCCTTGGAGAGGCTATGGTTGGTATCAACTGCGGCCACATGGGCGAAGCTGACAAGTTGGCCAAGCGTGGCTGGTAA